One Ricinus communis isolate WT05 ecotype wild-type chromosome 2, ASM1957865v1, whole genome shotgun sequence DNA segment encodes these proteins:
- the LOC8268385 gene encoding uncharacterized protein LOC8268385 has protein sequence MICIHHHFFSISLCHKTRISMTTRPKGVIATPQQPSPECCMCGDCGLSHELFQCKICQFRSQHRYCSNLYPKAESYQVCNWCLSHDIKERSQNSSNSSSSNKNSSEDDSKNRQNKKKSGNSEGSGGGLKTHQRGNLQLQVINSPIKKQRSPERSPQTTRRRLISNGRLEEIKLIRRTKSEDISNNNGITKHVFRNKVRRYKLLDEVSS, from the exons ATGATTTGTATCCACCACCACTTCTTCTCTATCTCTCTTTGCCACAAAACAAGAATAAGTATGACCACAAGACCTAAAGGAGTCATTGCAACACCACAGCAACCAAGCCCTGAATGTTGCATGTGTGGAGATTGTGGCCTTTCTCATGAGCTTTTTCAATGCAAAATTTGTCAATTCAGATCTCAGCACAG ATACTGTAGCAATCTTTATCCAAAAGCTGAATCCTACCAAGTGTGCAACTGGTGCCTAAGCCACGACATAAAGGAAAGATCACaaaattcttcaaattcttcgTCCTCGAATAAAAACAGCAGCGAAGATGATAGCAAGAACaggcaaaacaagaaaaagagtgGCAACAGTGAAGGATCAGGAGGAGGATTAAAGACTCACCAAAGAGGTAATTTACAGCTACAAGTGATAAATAGCCCAATCAAGAAACAAAGATCACCTGAGAGATCACCGCAGACGACTCGGAGGAGACTCATCAGTAATGGTAGATTAGAGGAAATAAAGCTTATTAGAAGAACAAAATCAGAAGATATATCAAATAACAACGGAATCACCAAACATGTGTTTAGAAATAAGGTGAGAAGATATAAGCTTCTTGATGAGGTTTCGAGCTGA
- the LOC8268384 gene encoding serine/threonine-protein kinase-like protein At1g28390: MDYLCCNAESAIAACDPYNNSKRSSNKPVKLRDFTYHQLVKATNGFSADCFLGKGSHGTVYKANLDDGKLIAAVKKTYPTPSTTNHSNCSTCTSPAENEIEILSRIQHPRLVNLIGYCTDRKLLVVEYMQNGSLYSLLHCCPRPPGWTRRVRYALQVAKAVHALHTAHPPVIHRDVKSSNVLIDDKWRARLGDFGLALRGHVEDVRVKCTPPAGTLGYLDPGYLAPADLSTKSDVFSFGILLLEIISGRNAIDVNYSPPSIVEWALPLIKRGDYSIICDHRIGSPVDPGIIKILAVLAARCVRSTAEKRPGMAEVVEGLKFVSKRVHAPLLWNRLRMRVGETRQFDPAIDPNEEIVNINGNVNTAKTGRSGSRRNRKVSSVEYGNEVNGCSVGERVLRSKSTGSFGEITMNGSDYYRRKAGGVAVRIPVVKLSKSRSMGVLQSPKLPQYYSNNRRGLIFEKIGRDFDSREIESSVSKMSIGFDEKSELRMQEKPLVSI, encoded by the coding sequence ATGGATTATCTTTGTTGCAATGCAGAGTCTGCCATTGCTGCTTGCGATCCTTACAATAATAGTAAAAGATCGTCAAATAAACCCGTTAAACTCAGAGACTTCACATATCATCAGTTAGTGAAAGCTACCAATGGCTTCTCTGCAGACTGCTTTCTTGGCAAAGGCAGTCATGGGACAGTTTACAAAGCCAACCTCGACGATGGCAAACTTATAGCAGCCGTCAAGAAAACGTACCCAACCCCATCAACAACCAACCATAGTAACTGCTCCACATGCACTTCTCCAGCAGAGAACGAGATCGAGATTCTTTCAAGAATCCAACACCCGCGTCTTGTCAATCTCATTGGCTACTGCACGGACAGGAAACTCCTCGTAGTAGAATATATGCAAAACGGTTCTCTATACTCTCTTTTACACTGCTGTCCCAGGCCGCCCGGTTGGACCAGGCGGGTCCGCTACGCCTTACAAGTAGCAAAAGCGGTTCATGCATTACACACCGCCCACCCGCCAGTCATTCACAGAGACGTAAAATCGTCTAATGTGTTAATAGACGACAAGTGGAGAGCACGGTTAGGAGATTTTGGTCTGGCGTTGAGAGGGCACGTGGAGGATGTACGCGTAAAATGTACACCGCCAGCAGGGACGTTAGGGTATCTTGATCCTGGATATCTGGCTCCTGCCGATTTAAGTACTAAGAGTGATGTATTTAGTTTTGGGATCTTGCTTTTGGAGATTATTAGTGGTAGAAATGCTATTGATGTTAATTATAGTCCTCCTAGCATTGTTGAATGGGCGCTTCCTTTGATAAAGAGAGGAGATTATTCTATCATTTGCGATCATCGAATTGGGTCTCCGGTGGATCCCGGAATTATCAAGATCTTGGCTGTTTTGGCTGCCAGGTGTGTAAGATCCACGGCGGAGAAGAGACCTGGAATGGCCGAGGTAGTAGAAGGGTTGAAATTTGTCAGCAAGAGAGTTCACGCGCCGCTACTATGGAATCGTTTGAGGATGCGCGTAGGAGAGACGCGGCAGTTTGATCCGGCGATCGATCCAAATGAAGAGATCGTTAATATTAATGGTAATGTTAATACTGCTAAGACGGGTAGGAGTGGAAGTAGGAGAAACAGGAAAGTTTCGAGTGTAGAGTATGGGAATGAAGTGAATGGTTGTTCGGTTGGCGAGCGGGTATTGAGATCAAAATCCACTGGGTCTTTTGGGGAGATCACAATGAATGGGTCTGATTATTACAGGAGGAAGGCGGGAGGAGTAGCAGTCAGGATTCCAGTGGTGAAGCTAAGCAAGTCTAGGTCAATGGGTGTGTTGCAAAGTCCAAAGCTTCCGCAATATTACAGCAACAATAGAAGAGGTCTTATATTCGAAAAAATTGGGAGAGATTTTGATTCAAGAGAAATTGAATCCTCTGTTTCAAAGATGTCCATTGGATTTGATGAAAAATCAGAGCTACGGATGCAAGAGAAGCCATTGGTTTCAATCTGA